A region of the Ranitomeya imitator isolate aRanImi1 chromosome 5, aRanImi1.pri, whole genome shotgun sequence genome:
atcctgccccctctgtctccagtcatgcctccagtgtctccagtcatgcccccagtgtctccagtcatgcccccatgtctttcatccttccccctgtgtctccaatcatgcctcgtgtctcgcattctgccccaatgtccagcattctgccctgtgtccagcattctatcccgtgtccagcattctgcccccatttccagcattctgcccccgtgtccagcattctgccccgtgtctcacagtctgcccctgtgtccagcattctgccccgtgtttcagtctgcccatgtccagcattctgctcccagtgtctccagtcatgcccccatgtctttcatcctgctccctgtgtctccaatcatgtctcgtgtctcacattctgcctcaatgtccagcattctacccgtgtccagcattctgcccccatgtccagcattctgcccccgtgtccagcattcttcccctgtgtctagcattctgcccctgtgtccagcattctggcccgtgtctcacagtctgcccctgtgtccagcattctgccccgtgtttcagtctgcccgtgtccagcattctgctcccagtgtctccagtcatgcccccagtgtctccagtcatgcccccatgtctttcatcctgccccctgtgtctccaatcatgtctcgtgtctcacattctgccccaatgtccagcattctacccctgtgtccagcattctgcccccatgtccagcattctgcccccatgtccagcattctgcccctgtctagcattctgcccgtgtctcacagtctccttccgtgtctcacagtctgcccccgtgtctcacagtctgcacccgtgtccagcaatctgcccccgtgtccagtattctgccccccgtgtccagcattctgcccccgtgtccagcattctgcccccgtgtccagcattctgccccctgtctgacaatgatgtcagatgccAGCGATGTGCGCGCTGTGGATGACGTCAGCTGCCaacctccgattggctggcagctgttaactattgacgtgcgggcgcgggcccgcacgtcaattgcGTTAAACTGCCGAAGCGCGTGTTtagggcccggtttagcctgctggtaggggcccggtgagcagataagatggggcccgatgcgggccccctctgcccaccgggccccatacgcaattcagggcagtaatgccctgatggcggccctgttcacAGTAGGTGATTATCAGAGCTCACCTGCTGCTCTCacttaaaaaatgtcatgtgcagaAATTAATTCTGCAATTCGATGAATGAGATGAATGAAAGTTAGTCAATGACTGCTGAAAAGCACAGGAAATATGGGCCCAATATTTCATTTAGTGGCAGTGTTAAAATAGCAAGATTTCTTAATTTCTAACATACCGTAgatagtgatttaaaaaaaaaacattataaaatatTAAAAAGTATATTTAACATAAAACCCTGATTTAAATACTAGATCATTTTCTGCTTACACTTTTCTTTAAGTATTGCATTGTCGATGTTTATCAATGTGGAGAGTAGAGTGAAATATAAAACAATATTTCTTAAGTTGTTGAACGTAAACATAATTATTAGAAAATTGCATGAGATCTTTTATTTTTGTAATTCTTTGCATACATTTACTTTGGCTTAAGAAAAATCATGCATTTTAAGAGAACCTGGAGAATTATTGAAATTCATAATCGATCACATTGATAACTAGGATTATCAGGTGCTATATCTAAATGACAGGTGCAGACATCTTTCATTTCCAGTGGAGGGCTATTGCTAGGGCTTCCCACCCCAGAGTCTTCACATGGTACTACTTGTGGTTCTGGATTTTCAATGCATTTTTTATGCCTGAATTGTTGTACAGGTTCCTGTTTGTGCTTTAGACGTTTGAAGCGTTTCAGGCGGACTGGATCCTTGCCACTCTGCTGCGTGCATGGAATCAAGATACTCAGATCCTTTCTAAACTTGGAGCTCATCCCAAAGTAGATCAGTGGATTATAGAAACTGGCAGATTTAGCAAAGAGGCTTGCCAATATGCTGGTAAGACTGGGTACATAGAATCCCCACGCAGACCACATAGATATAACAGCATATGGAGACCAAGCAATAATGAAGGCTGTGCAAATCACAATTGAAACCTGAGAATCGTAAAATAAAGATAAAGTTTACACGTTCAAAACAAATAAATGTTACAGTACTCTGAAATATTCTAATATATGGTAATTAGACAGAGAAAGTGTCACAAAAGGAGAGTCTCTTGCTCTGTCAGACCCACCTCTCACTGAGAACATTAATTTACATTGTGTTTCACTAATGGCCTTATGGCATTATTAACTGTTCAAGCATTGTTAGCCAAAGCTAATCTAATTTTTAGCTAAGTAACTGAAAACATGGCGTAAAATAATACGATAAATATATTATCAGTTTGAAACTATTATTATTCTATATGGGATGATCATTTTTCAGTACGCCGATCCACCTGCCACATCATTAGTCTCTGGCCATTGGATGGGAGGTTCGCAAATCTCTTATCTTATGGTGAACCCCAGTGCAGCTTTTGATCACCTGGGCTAACGGATTACGTCTCACTATCCCAACTAACCAAAAACCATGCAGGAATCCTGAATAGCTAGAGATTCGAGAGCCTCTCATCCACTGGCTAGAGACTACTGACTTGGCTGATGGACTGAAGTCCTGGGAATCAATCCGCCCATTGCGATTACTACTAGTTCAAAACTGATAAGGCATTAATTGTATATTAACATGGGTTCTGCTCCCCCTTTTGGAGCTAGGCATTTCATTCAGTTTCCCATGGGCCTTGCTCTGCCCACATCTATATTGAGATTGGCTGGCACAAGGTGAGGTTTAAATACTAGAGATAGATCCATCCCAACTGGCTACACCTTgtcacagtgggatggcttttacgctttttataTCAAAATagagttaactaagtaccctatgttatttacatgaaaTATTACTATTTATTCATTTACTTTCTACAGAGTATATGCTCATTTTCTTATTATCCAAGGTTTTGCATATTAACTGTATATTAACCAAGTTTTCAGTACTAATAGTTCTTGAATACGTAGTTAATACTTGCTTCATGAAACATACCCTGGTTACATCTCTTTCCATCTTCCTTTGCCTTTCTGATAAATTTCCTTCTGTAGTTAAAGCACGGCTTGATTTCACCGTATTAATTATTGAAACATAACAGAACACCATGACCAACACAGGCAGGAAGAAACAGCAAATAAAAATGGACACAATATATGATTTATAAATTGTAGAGAAACTAGCTTTGGTCCAGTCAATTTCACAAGTCCCATACATGCGATCTAAGAAAACGAGAGAATGAGTAGTTAATATTTTAACCAAACTAAAATTAATAGAATTGATGATATGACATGATTGCAGGCATTCGGGACCTATGAAATATGCCCCACAGTCTCTTTTTTATTTTATCTAAAGTAAGATCACAAGCTTGACCTGATATAAAGATGATACAAACACTATGGCTTTAATTCATCTTGACCACAAAAGGCCTGTTTGCAGTTACTTGAAGAAAAGGTATACAAAACGGGAAGAGATACAAGGGAAATCTTGGggagctttaaggtaccttcacacataacgatatcgttaacgatatcgttgctttttgtgacgtagcaacgatatcgttaaggaaatcgttctgtgtgacagcgaccaacgatcaggcccctgctgggagatcgttggtcgctgaacaaagtccagaactttatttcgtcgctggatctcccgtggacatcgctggatcggcgtgtgtgacaccgatccagcgatgtcttcactggtaaccagggtaaacatcgggtaactaagcgcagggccgcccttagtaacccgatgtttaccctggttaccagcgtaaaagtaaaaaaaaacaaacactacatacttacctaccgctgtctgtccccggcgctgtgctctgcactcctcctgcactggctgtgagcatcggtcagccggaaagcagagcggtgacgtcaccgctctgctttccggccgctgtgctcacagccagtgcaggaggagtgcagagcacagcgccggggacagacagcggtaggtaagtatgtagtgtttgtttttttttacttttacgctggtaaccagggtaaacatcgggttactaagcgcggccctgcgcttagtaacccgatgtttaccctggttacccggggacttcgggatcgttggtcgctggagagctgtctgtgtgacagctctacagcgaccaaacagcgacgctgcagcgatccggatcgttgtcggtatcgctgcagcgtcgcttaatgtgaaggtacctttagagaaatcAATTTTGCAGATGTCCCACCTGAATCTAAGTATACTGTGAGCATGAACACATACAGTTGGGAAAAAATGAATTTAGTTAGCCAccaagttataggtctgtgagagacaaaaatcttgcatgtttttaggtgaccaaatacttattttcctccataatttgcacaataaattttgacaaatcagacaaggtgattttctggatttgttttctcattttgactctcatagttgcggtctatctatgatgtcaattacaggcctctctcatctttttaagtttcgagaacttgcacaattggtagctgactaaatacttttctttCCGCACTGTACTACGGGAAAGCAAGGATAATTGGTGGTACACCGCAAAGGCTGATTCATCTGAGGTttcatgtttcactattccaccatCAGTCAAAAATAGCTTCTCACCAACTTCCACTTACTCCTCAGAGAAAAATCCCATGGACTCTTACCTTTTCATACCCACCACAACTTCAACCCAGGCAGATCATATACTGGGGAAACAGACATACATTGACAAACAGGGAAAACCGATGGGCGGGCATCATAAAACATCACCAGAGATGGTACGCACAGAAGAGGACAATTGTAACTGCTATGGGGCATACTTCACTTAAAACCTGTGGTAAACTACATTTTTGTAACATTGTAACATATCTCCTGTATCATTACAAACCAGTAGACTACATATATTGTTCAATCTTCACAATTGTATAAGTATGTTCTCCACCATATGTTCAACTCTCCAAAACCATGGAGGAAGGTGTAAAATTTGCTTTAGTGTTTGAACTGACTTAATGTAGGGCTTGTAAGACTTCCACAAAAAATCTTATGGGTGCTTTTTCCCTATCATCAGTTTTCAAAATTTGTCTCTGGCTTTAATAAAGATGAGTAATTTGCTTCACTCTGCACTGGTTCGGGTTCAGTTCAGTTCTCCATGACAGCCTGGCGTTTACTAGGCATCTCGACATAAACAGGACTAGGCCTCATTATTAAATATAATGAGGAACTACTGTATAACGATTCAAGTAACAATGGAACAATATATTCGAGCAGTGCATATGTAGCAAGGATAAAATATATGCATCACTTCAAATATTGAGTCAATAACAGAATGAAGAGCAATATATTCTCAACGGTATATAACATCTCAATAGCATATAACTCGGATAGATTTAATAAAAATAATGATGAatgctgaaagcctgctgcaatatAAAGATAATATTCAGCACAATTATACGATGGCATGCACCTGACATGCTGGTAGTATAACGGTGCACCCTCAATGTGCATTTCAACACACTATGGTAGTTTTCATCCAGGAGGTAATAATAAGAGGGCCTTGGTAAATGTATGAGATTGTGTTGGATTCTGGACTAGGGCAGCCAAATCAAAGTGCTCATCTCTAAAATTTAATTTAAGAATTTTTTTCACGTGTGTTTTTAGCGTTACATTTTAGATTCTGCTTTAACTATCCGGAACCACTATCATTAGTAATGTGTGATAACCCAGTTTGTAGGCAACTCACCTCTATAGCTTCCCCAGCCTAGTAAGGGTGCCATTGACCAGAACAAAGCTGCAATCCAGATGAGGATCAATGATATTGTAATGCTGCCATTGGTAATGCAGTTTGCTGTAGAACATAACATTAAGTAAGTATTATTGATGTATTTGGTAAAAAAAAGAGCAATTCAAAGAAAATTAGAAAGTACAACTTTAGCTTAAACAGATCCTCAAGTTACACTCATTAAGCCCTTAAAGGGAGCTCTTCAGGCCACTACCTttccgggcttatctacagcattctgtaatgctgtagataagcccctggtcagACCTGCAagtaaagaaaaataagttatattatactcacctgggggtcaGTCCTGTGCGGtttggtccgatgggtgttgtaggtaggggtccggcgcctcccatcttcttgtgacgacgccctcctgcttcttcaatcGCTCACTGgcatcggcgctcctgcgcaggcgtacttctctgctttgttgagggcagagtaaagaactgcagtgcgcaggtgttggaaaagctcagagaggcccggcgcctgcacacagcagtactttacgctgccctcaacagggcagagaaatacGCCTGCGCAGGAACACCGATGCAACGGAGAgacgaagaagcaggagggcgtcgtcgcaagaagatgggaggtgccagacccagaCATGCAACACCCATCACACCGGACCGCACAggaccgccccccgggtgagtataataaaatgtatTCTTCTTCAAAtgcaggtcggattgggggcttatctacagcattatagaatgctgtagataagccccgaaggccggtggccacatcttatagcggcaaaatctgctgacaggttccctttaatgcaaaatGACATATTGGTATATTAATGCTAGGATGCCCTTGTGTGGAGAGGACATATGGGCTGCTGAGCTCCTTTCATTAGCAGTAGATGCTGGCTATGTTATATAACTAGCATCTGTGTCTAGCAGCAGATGGAGCTGAGCTCCGATTgttgctgttaaccatttaaatgcctccATAActatctgacagtggcatttaaataaaGAGGTCGACAGTGTTTGCGCACATCAGCTCCCATCAGCCCTCCGCTACATGATCATGAGGCATCAATGTGTTACCAAGACAGCCGAGTCCTACTGAAGTCCCAATCACTGCCATCTCAGGCTACATTTACATGTTTTTGCCATCTTTTTATGGcattttttctgcacagatttgttAGCAAAacatgatgccagcaaagtgaatgagaaacctgaagtgtcatacACATATTGCTTTTttctgacttgcagatttggtgcagaaaataatctgcagcatgtcaattctctgtgcatttttgccAGAGTTTtccaccattgacttcactcaaatcagcCAAAAACACAGGCAAAAGGCACCTAAAGCACAGGTAAAAAATATGCACCAAAAACGTGCGTTTTTGCagttgcatttttcctgccaagagatgcagaaatggtgcagaatttTTACTCAatctgtgcacatagccttagtcttccTGTGAAGCTCAGCCAAGATATGTGGTATTGTAATATATAGTATaagcaatcagatgatcgcaggttcaagttccctaaggattaaaaaataaaaaaaaaattgatatgttGTGGATTTCAAACACACACAGCAGGAACTGGAACTGCATTTTTGATGCAATAAAAATAGGCAGTATCAAAAACATACCAagagctcatcgtgggaacatagtATAAGGCAATGGTCACACGATGAATATTTGGTGAgtgtttacctcagtatttgtaagctaaaaccaggagtaggtgaaaaaaaaatgcagaaatagtgacgtgtttctattatactttttctctgaatgtttcactcctagttttggcttacaaatagtgaagtaaaaaactcaccaaacgcTAAacctgtgcacatggcctaaggaggaaaaattcaaaatgccagaattaagtttgtTTGGTGACCATACCACtatgaaaaaaatgggaaaaaagcaTCATATGTATTCAAAGTTGGTATCAATATCCCAGGAGGCTGGATGTCAGTGTGTTTGATATGTGTGGCGTGCGTGTGACAAACGTGTGCCTCATCAGTATCACACGTTCCATCACCCGGGAATCAGTGGTTTCCCAGTGCCGAGttgtgaagacagctcacatcactgtcccctgtgCCCTTTATGGGATTGCTGTGGGCCGCTATTTTCAGGCAGGTgggggccaaaatccatggccccttaccatctgagaataccagcccccagctgtctgctttagcttggctgattgtcaaaaattgaGAGGACCGcacgcaattttttaaaaaaaacttaaaTAATTAAGAAAATAAGAAATacggcttggggacccctctattcttaattgccaaccttgctaaagctgacagctgaaggttgcagcccgcagctgtcagttttgcctggctggttatcaaaaagacAGGGGAACCTAcggcatttttcttttttaatttatttaaagcgCAGGCACTGGCTAATCAAAACACCAATCAGCGtctgcctgctcttgctgttatcattgaatacaactctcaactttgtcccctgctcacgctgatcgCAGGGACAGCAGGAGGCAATGAtatgagctgtcttcagcaccaagTGCCAAAGAACAGCACAAACAGGACTGCTGATTCCCAGGTGCCGGTACATGTCacatgatgacacacggatgtcatctgcTAGTCATCAGTATTCGCATGTGTGGGACCTATTATGGCCTGTGCTGCTGTTGACAAAATGGACACTTCAgcatgttttgcccccggatgcaCGGTCCGTGGAAAAACACACTGGCATGTATGCAGACCCATTTACTTGAATAGGTCTACATATGTAAGTGTCgctggtatgtgtgaaaactgtcatcacacgtaccggagacattgatATGTGAAAGAGCTCTAAGGCCGTGTTTACACATTGCAAAAATACACTGTTTTTTGTTCTCTGCAGATACCTGCACTAAACTACACAATAACAATATTCTCTGATTATTGCTACATTTTTATGCCTTTTCCTccttatacagtgggggaaataagtatttgatcccttgctgattttgtaagttttctcactgacaaagacatgaacagtctataattttaagtataggttaatacaatgtgattttccgggttttattttttatattctatctctcaatgttaaaattaacctatacttaaaattatagactattcatgtctttctcagtggggaaacttacaaaatcagcaatggatcaaatacttattcccccccccccccccgtatgatgCGTTTTAGTGCAGATGTGAAACCGTGATTTTAATGTCTGGTTTTATAGAACAGAAAAGCTTTGTTTTTTCTAAATAACTAcagtttttttacatgcattttttaggcTCCATGTAGAAGATTCTAGAAAGAAAAGCACCAAAACTACACAATTCAGCAGCGTCTTTAGATGCACGAGGGAcgcagttttcataaaatcacatccactttacttggacagttagggtatgtttccacggtcaggaatggctcagtgtttgctcaggatttgatgcaggtgaaatctgcatctgaggtcactggcaggtcacccgtTTTTTATGCGCTTTTTTCATGtgcttttttcatgcatttttgatgcattttttccgcatgcgttttttttgtcacttgaaataaagctaattgaaagttggcatCTGGGaaggaaaataaaagaaaaaagtgatTTTCTGTTtgcagggtatgttcccacggtcagtaaatgctgtgggttggaTACTGCGTACATCCACAGCATCCCACCCactgcggccagatgttacagcatagtggatgggatttgaagaaaccccatgtccactatgcgtgcaccgatgcCCGAGGATCACCCGCAGAGTCGGACATgcagtgcgtctttccagaccgcagcatgtctatttatgtagTGGTGATGCTCAGTCTCCACTGCGGAAATTACCCATAGGGTATATTCCCACGGTCAGGAACCAGCAGTGCTTTGGACATAGTGCATGTGCACTGCATCCAAAGCGATgttggcttttgaacgcaggtgattccacatgtgttcactgatacattggatgggaaatttatcttgcgattgagcatctccgcaagataaattgacatgctgcagtctcgaaAGATGCTCCGCATATCTGCCTCCGCAGGGAAACCGGAGGCGTCTGtccatgcatagtgggcatgggatcccatccactatgctgtaagatctggccgctgtgggttggaAGCCGCGAATGAACACAGCATCAAACCTGCAGCATTTGCTGATCGTGGAAACATATactttcattagatgcggtaaaactgcaTTATCTTTCTAGTCACATGTGTATTAAGTGCGGcaacgcagcttactatgcatgtgtacGAATTTAAATAATGGTCAATCTTGTGACACAGCCGGATATACGCgacacaggaagtggaggaaagcaTGGAGGCCCCctctttaataaataaataataacaaaaaaaatgacgtggggtccccctatgctTGTTAACCAtccagagtaaagcagactactgggactggtatttcaggctggtaaggatccactATCCATGAactttaccagcctgataataacaGGCCGCAGCAGTcttgcttaccttggatggttaacaaaaatagtgggatcccctcaAAAAAATGAggatgcgccaattgtggcactttacccggctcttcccacttgccctgtagcggtggcaagtggggtaatatttgtggggttgatgtcacctgtatATTGCTCGTTGACATCAAGccaacggattagtaatggagaggcgtctataagacacctatccattactaatcctatagctgtatGGTCtacaaagacacagccagaataaaatcctttgataatcttaattaaccatacttaGTGCACGctgtcgatctcctgcaaaaaaataaaataataaaccaacaaaaatACTCCCTGTCCAATGTAGTCCAATGTAGCaaagcttgtagatgaccacccgAGATAACGCGGTCTCCAGCAGTCACCTGCACTGCCGTTCTCACGAACATCTGATCTCATCACAAGAACTGCAGTGGTCGCGAACTTCCGGCTGTG
Encoded here:
- the LOC138680572 gene encoding visual pigment-like receptor peropsin, with translation MSIQFPRPAPWRNNNMTLPQKENPLSEQGETIIGVYLLSLGWMSWFGNSIVIFILYKQRNSLLPTDYLTFNLAVSDASVSVFGYSRGIIEIFNVFRDDGFLITSIWTCQVDGFLTLLFGLASINTLTLISVTRYIKGCHPQRANCITNGSITISLILIWIAALFWSMAPLLGWGSYRDRMYGTCEIDWTKASFSTIYKSYIVSIFICCFFLPVLVMVFCYVSIINTVKSSRALTTEGNLSERQRKMERDVTRVSIVICTAFIIAWSPYAVISMWSAWGFYVPSLTSILASLFAKSASFYNPLIYFGMSSKFRKDLSILIPCTQQSGKDPVRLKRFKRLKHKQEPVQQFRHKKCIENPEPQVVPCEDSGVGSPSNSPPLEMKDVCTCHLDIAPDNPSYQCDRL